The following proteins are encoded in a genomic region of Candidatus Moraniibacteriota bacterium:
- the nusB gene encoding transcription antitermination factor NusB translates to MANRHLQRSIAMQSLFEWDFQGGNNDNIDDIIDRNVKEFAPGIDQYDFVTSLVKGTMQNLSDIDAIIEKCAPEWPLDQVAIIDRNVLRLGIYELMHGNYEEVPPKVAINEAIELAKNFGGENSARFVNGVLGTIYREMGEPMKDDTSKNHKKSDIEKEEK, encoded by the coding sequence ATGGCAAATCGGCACCTTCAACGTTCAATTGCGATGCAATCTCTTTTTGAGTGGGATTTTCAGGGAGGAAATAATGATAATATTGACGATATTATAGACCGTAATGTTAAAGAATTTGCTCCTGGTATAGATCAATACGATTTTGTCACTTCTCTGGTAAAGGGAACCATGCAAAATTTGTCTGATATAGATGCTATCATAGAAAAATGTGCTCCCGAATGGCCATTAGATCAAGTTGCTATAATAGATCGCAATGTTTTACGTTTGGGTATTTATGAACTTATGCATGGCAATTATGAAGAAGTGCCTCCTAAGGTTGCTATAAATGAGGCTATAGAACTTGCAAAAAATTTTGGTGGTGAAAATAGCGCACGATTTGTGAATGGTGTTTTAGGAACAATCTATCGAGAGATGGGAGAGCCTATGAAAGATGATACTTCTAAAAATCACAAAAAGAGTGACATTGAAAAAGAAGAAAAATAG
- the rodA gene encoding rod shape-determining protein RodA: protein MINKLLKIDPILIFSTFLLLAIGLVVLYSISMFIPSGGSLNIFWRQIMFVFIGITCMFFFAFFDYQILKSKSTLIYFFTLIILVAVLIFGITVRGTAGWIGIGSFHVQPVEIAKISLIIFLASFISQKKMELGETGRLIASLILCGIMFILVIKQPDFGSAMVLVAIWISMTAVSGISARKILIIILFGIILSVLGWFQLQTYQKDRIYGLVKSGVVDPRGSGYNVIQSMISVGSGGLIGKGIGHGSQSQLNFLPEKHTDFIFASIAEELGLLGSFFILGLYFIIFSRMRTIALNAPDNFSFLIVVGIMSMFFVQIFENIGMNIGIMPVTGIPLPLLSYGGSSMITLLISIGILININSKKETSTYPNI, encoded by the coding sequence TACTTATATTTTCAACATTCCTTTTGCTGGCGATAGGCTTAGTTGTACTTTATAGTATCTCTATGTTTATCCCCAGTGGAGGAAGTCTGAATATTTTTTGGCGGCAAATAATGTTTGTTTTTATAGGAATCACATGCATGTTTTTTTTCGCTTTTTTTGATTATCAAATTCTAAAATCAAAAAGCACGCTGATTTATTTTTTTACGCTAATTATATTAGTGGCAGTCTTAATTTTTGGAATTACAGTAAGGGGCACAGCAGGATGGATAGGCATAGGATCTTTTCATGTTCAGCCGGTAGAAATTGCAAAAATTTCACTTATTATTTTTCTAGCCAGTTTTATTTCGCAGAAGAAAATGGAACTAGGTGAAACAGGAAGGCTTATTGCATCATTAATTCTTTGCGGGATAATGTTTATCTTAGTAATAAAACAACCAGATTTCGGAAGCGCCATGGTTCTTGTTGCTATATGGATCAGCATGACTGCTGTTTCCGGTATAAGTGCAAGGAAAATCCTTATTATAATATTATTTGGAATAATATTATCAGTTTTAGGGTGGTTTCAATTGCAAACATATCAAAAAGATAGGATTTATGGTTTAGTAAAATCGGGCGTAGTAGATCCACGAGGAAGCGGATATAACGTTATTCAATCAATGATTTCAGTCGGATCTGGCGGTTTAATAGGCAAAGGAATAGGTCACGGATCACAATCGCAGTTAAATTTTTTACCTGAGAAGCATACTGATTTTATCTTTGCTTCTATTGCTGAAGAGCTGGGACTTTTGGGGTCATTTTTTATTTTAGGTTTGTATTTTATAATTTTTTCAAGAATGAGAACTATTGCACTAAATGCGCCTGATAATTTCAGTTTCCTGATAGTTGTTGGCATCATGTCTATGTTTTTTGTACAAATTTTTGAAAATATAGGCATGAATATAGGTATTATGCCGGTTACTGGCATCCCATTGCCCCTTTTGAGTTATGGCGGAAGCTCAATGATAACTCTTTTAATCAGTATTGGTATTTTAATTAATATAAATTCAAAAAAAGAAACATCTACTTATCCTAATATTTAA
- a CDS encoding D-aminoacylase: MMYDIIIKNGTIIDGSGKPMYRADIGIQEGVITYIGDLKNECTEIEIDATKRYVTPGFIDINNHSDTYWRIFSDPALESLIYQGITTIVGGNCGSSIAPLVDHHVMKSIQKWADIKKISFNWVSMKDFLEEVSKKNISLNFGSLVGHETLRRGLVGDEVRDINSVEMETMKKMLEQAMKEGALGLSTGLVYTHAKLASSLEIEELAEVVKKYDGVYATHIRGEGHELLNSIEEAIGVARVTGVRLQISHLKAVGMRNWNIMGKALNVIEKARKEGIDVNFDVYPYTVTGNVLYILLPDWATEGGRNMMISRLKDPNNRESIIKEMKESEFDYSKIIISVSNIDKTLNHKKISEIAKAQEKSVEEVIIDLLIASEGRVITMIELLSEENIDKCIMNPFSIISSNGSGYKIEHSKTGELVHPRSFGTFPRIFANYVRKKEIISWEEAVYKMSGLPAEKFKIKKRGIIKEKNYADIVVFDPNLIRDMATIENPYKYSQGIDWVIINGKPIIKNGIMTSMRSGEVIKRKSSFFEF, encoded by the coding sequence ATTATGTACGATATAATAATAAAAAATGGAACTATTATAGATGGAAGCGGCAAGCCAATGTACCGAGCTGATATAGGCATACAAGAAGGCGTAATAACTTACATCGGCGATCTAAAAAATGAATGTACTGAGATAGAAATTGATGCTACTAAAAGATATGTTACGCCGGGTTTTATTGATATCAATAACCATTCTGATACTTATTGGAGAATTTTTTCTGATCCAGCACTAGAAAGTCTTATTTATCAAGGAATAACGACTATTGTTGGTGGGAATTGTGGATCATCTATAGCTCCGCTTGTTGATCACCATGTTATGAAATCTATCCAAAAATGGGCGGATATAAAAAAGATCAGTTTTAATTGGGTTAGCATGAAAGATTTTCTGGAGGAAGTAAGCAAAAAAAATATATCTTTAAATTTCGGTAGTTTAGTTGGCCATGAAACGCTTCGTAGAGGATTGGTAGGTGATGAAGTTCGCGACATTAACTCTGTTGAAATGGAAACTATGAAAAAAATGCTTGAGCAGGCGATGAAAGAAGGAGCTCTAGGCTTGTCTACTGGTCTGGTTTATACGCACGCAAAACTGGCGTCTTCGCTTGAAATTGAAGAATTAGCAGAAGTTGTAAAGAAATATGATGGAGTTTACGCTACACACATTAGGGGAGAGGGTCATGAACTTCTTAATTCAATAGAAGAAGCTATAGGTGTCGCTAGAGTTACAGGGGTACGTCTGCAAATTTCTCACTTAAAAGCTGTGGGCATGAGAAATTGGAATATTATGGGAAAAGCTCTGAATGTTATTGAAAAAGCCCGTAAAGAAGGAATAGATGTTAATTTTGATGTTTATCCTTATACTGTGACTGGCAATGTTCTTTATATATTGCTTCCTGACTGGGCAACAGAAGGCGGTCGCAATATGATGATTTCCAGGCTAAAAGACCCAAATAATAGGGAAAGTATTATAAAAGAAATGAAAGAAAGCGAATTTGATTATTCAAAAATAATAATTTCCGTTTCTAATATAGATAAAACGCTCAACCATAAAAAAATCTCAGAGATTGCAAAAGCTCAAGAAAAAAGCGTAGAGGAAGTTATTATCGATTTGCTTATTGCAAGTGAAGGGCGTGTAATAACAATGATTGAACTTCTAAGCGAAGAAAATATTGATAAATGCATCATGAATCCTTTTTCAATAATTTCATCCAATGGTTCTGGATATAAAATTGAACATAGTAAAACAGGTGAGCTTGTGCACCCTAGAAGTTTTGGTACTTTTCCAAGGATATTTGCAAACTACGTAAGAAAAAAAGAAATTATTAGCTGGGAAGAAGCTGTTTATAAAATGAGTGGTCTGCCTGCCGAAAAGTTTAAAATAAAAAAACGAGGCATAATTAAAGAAAAAAATTATGCTGATATAGTCGTTTTTGATCCAAACTTAATCCGCGATATGGCAACAATTGAAAATCCTTATAAATATTCACAAGGCATAGACTGGGTTATTATTAATGGAAAACCTATTATTAAAAATGGAATTATGACTAGCATGAGGTCAGGCGAAGTTATTAAAAGAAAATCATCTTTTTTTGAATTCTAA
- the rnc gene encoding ribonuclease III, with translation MIESLAKKIAIKFNNIELLKQATTHRSYLNENRNYELDHNERLEFLGDAVLELIITEYLYKNYSNPEGELTSWRSALVNGEMLAQIAKELEVEKYLLMSRGEAKDTGRARQYLLANALEAIIGAIYLDQGYESVRKFVLNNVAKKLQGILDKKLYLDPKSYFQEKAQENNKITPIYKVIKDWGPDHDKHFVVGVFLGDKLIAEGSGNSKQEAQREAAREGLKIKGWL, from the coding sequence ATGATAGAAAGTTTAGCTAAGAAAATCGCAATTAAATTCAATAATATTGAATTGCTTAAGCAGGCAACAACTCATCGTTCTTATTTGAATGAAAACAGGAATTACGAACTCGATCATAATGAACGGCTGGAGTTTTTGGGTGATGCTGTTTTAGAACTTATCATAACTGAGTATCTTTATAAAAATTACTCAAATCCGGAAGGCGAACTTACAAGCTGGAGAAGTGCTTTAGTCAATGGTGAAATGCTGGCGCAGATAGCTAAAGAACTTGAAGTAGAAAAATATTTATTAATGAGTCGGGGAGAAGCCAAGGATACTGGACGTGCTAGACAATATTTGCTAGCCAATGCACTGGAAGCAATTATTGGTGCTATCTATCTTGACCAGGGTTATGAAAGTGTTAGAAAGTTTGTTTTAAATAATGTCGCTAAAAAACTCCAAGGAATACTGGATAAAAAACTCTATCTTGATCCAAAAAGTTATTTTCAGGAAAAGGCACAGGAAAATAATAAAATAACGCCAATTTATAAGGTTATCAAGGATTGGGGTCCTGATCATGACAAGCATTTTGTTGTGGGAGTTTTTCTTGGTGATAAACTTATAGCAGAAGGCAGTGGTAATTCAAAGCAAGAAGCTCAGCGTGAAGCTGCCAGGGAAGGGCTAAAAATTAAAGGATGGTTATAG
- a CDS encoding CAP domain-containing protein: MLHITEKSKNTLSKALVAEIFISLAMFVVFFAPLVKASDITADIIIKLVNNARKSSNVAVLKKNDILQKAAEQKAQDMIENNYFAHISPQGKSPWDWINENKYGYRYAGENLAINFTSAEDQQKAWMNSPTHRKNILNENYDETGIAVKQGIIDGQRAVVVVQMFGKQMQQNISSGNMPISTVSDINTQEKKPSKVAGISDKTSLDVLFKNNQSAIIGWSLAFGFAIFLILIDIAAVIHKKHDPLFILQKNKNTKFYDVY, encoded by the coding sequence ATGCTGCATATAACAGAAAAAAGTAAAAATACCCTTAGTAAGGCACTTGTTGCAGAGATTTTTATAAGTCTTGCAATGTTTGTAGTTTTTTTTGCGCCCTTAGTTAAAGCAAGTGATATTACAGCAGATATTATTATAAAGCTTGTAAATAATGCAAGAAAATCTAGCAATGTAGCTGTTTTAAAAAAGAATGATATTTTGCAAAAAGCTGCAGAGCAAAAAGCTCAGGATATGATTGAAAACAATTATTTTGCACACATATCGCCACAAGGAAAGTCGCCATGGGACTGGATAAATGAAAATAAATATGGATATAGATATGCTGGAGAAAATTTAGCTATAAATTTTACAAGTGCTGAAGATCAGCAGAAAGCTTGGATGAATAGTCCAACGCATCGAAAAAATATATTAAATGAAAATTATGATGAAACGGGGATTGCTGTTAAACAGGGCATAATTGATGGACAAAGGGCGGTTGTTGTTGTGCAAATGTTTGGAAAACAGATGCAACAAAACATATCTAGTGGCAATATGCCAATAAGCACAGTATCTGATATAAATACCCAAGAAAAAAAGCCAAGCAAGGTGGCAGGAATTTCTGATAAAACAAGTTTAGATGTTCTTTTTAAAAATAATCAATCAGCAATCATAGGTTGGTCTTTGGCTTTCGGATTTGCAATCTTCCTTATTTTAATTGATATTGCTGCAGTCATACACAAAAAACATGATCCTCTGTTTATTCTGCAGAAAAACAAGAATACAAAATTCTATGATGTTTATTGA
- the rpmF gene encoding 50S ribosomal protein L32, giving the protein MSVPKQRHTKQRRDAKRDRFKTKIVKTITCPKCNKAKLPHKACSFCGFYKGKEVVNTLKKVNKKK; this is encoded by the coding sequence ATGTCTGTACCAAAACAAAGGCACACAAAACAGAGACGGGATGCCAAAAGAGATCGTTTTAAAACTAAAATAGTAAAAACAATAACTTGTCCAAAGTGTAATAAAGCAAAGCTTCCTCACAAGGCCTGCAGTTTCTGCGGATTTTATAAGGGTAAAGAAGTTGTCAATACTCTTAAAAAAGTTAATAAAAAGAAATAA
- the murD gene encoding UDP-N-acetylmuramoyl-L-alanine--D-glutamate ligase, with the protein MDASFFKDKKITVMGIGLHGGSVGMIKFLSDHGAKVIATDIKTKEHLESSLEKLKGVKNVHFILGHHRNEDFTKVDMVIKNPAVPWNEKHIKIALENNIPVEMDSGLFFKLCKNKIIGVTGSKGKTTTSKIIYDILKSAGKNPIKVGIGQISVMDRLEKLEKDSIPVFELSSWRLSALGREKVSPHIAVITNIFIDHLNYYKTMEKYIEDKQYIFSNQNTKDWLIINGDDQQIHEMVKENKSQIISFSYSPIKYSPSVFIEDNIIFLNDGVDIKRIISTEKINILGKHNLSNVMAAIGAVYAYGISVPEIKKALPKLKGTEHRLEFVLESNGIKYYNDTAATIPDAAILALESFSQPVILIAGGTDKNLDFKKFAKKIIEKTKYLVLLKGNATEKIINEINDISEKGLVDLFEVVNSMEEAVSIARKKAQKNDIVLLSPGAASFGLFANEFDRGDKFKEAVKK; encoded by the coding sequence ATGGATGCTTCTTTTTTCAAAGATAAAAAAATTACTGTCATGGGAATCGGATTGCATGGCGGAAGTGTTGGTATGATAAAATTTTTGTCAGATCATGGAGCAAAAGTAATTGCGACTGATATAAAAACCAAGGAGCATCTGGAATCTTCACTGGAAAAATTAAAAGGCGTGAAAAATGTTCACTTTATTCTTGGGCATCACAGAAATGAAGATTTTACAAAAGTTGATATGGTGATTAAAAATCCTGCTGTTCCTTGGAATGAAAAACATATCAAAATAGCTCTTGAAAACAATATTCCTGTTGAAATGGATTCAGGTCTGTTTTTTAAGTTATGCAAAAATAAGATAATTGGAGTGACAGGAAGCAAAGGCAAAACAACAACTTCAAAAATTATATACGACATTCTTAAGTCGGCTGGAAAGAATCCTATAAAAGTGGGGATTGGTCAGATTTCTGTTATGGACAGGCTTGAAAAGTTAGAAAAAGATTCTATCCCTGTTTTTGAACTTTCAAGCTGGAGACTTTCTGCTCTTGGCAGAGAAAAAGTAAGTCCGCATATTGCAGTAATCACAAACATTTTTATCGATCATCTCAATTATTACAAAACAATGGAAAAGTATATTGAAGATAAGCAATATATTTTTTCCAATCAAAATACAAAAGACTGGCTGATTATAAATGGCGATGACCAGCAGATTCATGAAATGGTCAAAGAAAATAAAAGTCAAATTATAAGTTTCTCATATTCACCAATAAAATATAGCCCCTCTGTTTTTATTGAAGATAATATTATTTTTTTGAACGATGGAGTAGATATAAAAAGAATTATTTCTACAGAAAAAATCAATATTTTAGGCAAGCATAATCTTAGTAATGTAATGGCGGCCATAGGAGCTGTTTATGCATACGGAATTTCTGTGCCAGAAATCAAAAAAGCATTGCCTAAACTTAAAGGAACCGAACATCGTTTAGAATTTGTTTTAGAGTCAAACGGAATAAAATATTACAATGATACTGCGGCTACTATTCCTGATGCTGCAATATTGGCGTTGGAATCTTTTAGTCAGCCAGTCATTCTTATCGCAGGAGGAACAGACAAAAATCTTGATTTTAAAAAATTTGCAAAGAAAATTATTGAAAAAACAAAATATCTGGTTTTACTAAAAGGAAACGCAACAGAAAAAATTATAAATGAAATCAATGATATTTCAGAAAAGGGTCTAGTTGATTTATTTGAAGTTGTTAATTCAATGGAAGAAGCAGTTTCAATTGCTCGAAAAAAAGCACAAAAAAACGATATTGTTCTTCTTTCTCCTGGTGCTGCAAGTTTTGGTCTTTTTGCCAATGAATTTGATCGTGGCGATAAGTTTAAAGAAGCTGTAAAAAAATAA